A window from Nitrospirota bacterium encodes these proteins:
- the napA gene encoding nitrate reductase catalytic subunit NapA yields the protein MKLTRRELLKTTAAVAAATAVGMSVPKEMQAAVKKAEAGWRWDKSVCRFCGTGCGIMVATKNDRIVAVKGDPAAPVNMGLNCIKGYFNAKIIYGADRLTEPLMRVNDKGEFDKKGKFKPITWKKAFDEMAKQFKKHYSTLGPKGVAIFGSGQYTIMEGYAAAKLMKAGFRSNNLDPNARLCMASAVAAFMETFGIDEPAGNYDDMHHSDTIVLWGANMAEMHPVLWSKITNRKLADTKRVKVVNLTTFTNRCSSLSDTEIIIKPNTDLAIQNFILREIVYNRPQAIDWDFVNQNCVFATGHVDIGYGLRPKIDHPKYRKEELDTASKESFKIITKEEAIAMGALGIKEGSRMDMKNTNTAGAHWAISFEDFKKGLDPYTLDFVAALAKGDTDEPLDKFKEKLMKLADLYAEKDRKVVSFWTMGFNQHVRGTWVNEQIYAIHLLLGKQSMPGNGAFSLTGQPSACGTAREVGTFAHRLPADMVVMNPKHRAMSEKIWKVPEGTINPVMGSHFIKIMRDLEDGLVKWAWVQVNNPWQNATNANHWVSAARDMDNFIVVSDAYPSISAKVADLILPAAMIFEKWGAYGNAERRTQHWRQQVTPIGNSMSDTWQTVEFAKRFTLAEVWKEWKIDDKNTLPSVIEKAKAMGYKETDTLFDVLFANKEARTFKWPDAIGTGFLNSEAAGDKRNVEGFKGYGFFLQKYLWEEYRIFGVGHGHDLADFDTYHKVRGLRWPVVDGKETLWRFNAEYDPYAKKENRGKFAFYGDAGKEIPKGDLSGPKGDEKVKLPNKAKIFLRHYIEPPENPSSEYPFWLCTGRVLEHWHTGTMTMRVPELYRAVPEALCFMHPQDAQKGGVKDGELIWIESRRGKVKARVETRGRNLPPKGLIFVPFFDEHVFINKVTLDATCPISKEPDYKKCAVKVYKA from the coding sequence ATGAAGCTCACGCGGAGAGAACTGTTGAAAACGACCGCAGCGGTTGCAGCTGCGACTGCTGTTGGCATGAGCGTGCCGAAGGAAATGCAGGCTGCAGTAAAAAAAGCCGAGGCCGGCTGGAGATGGGACAAATCGGTCTGCAGGTTTTGCGGCACCGGCTGCGGCATTATGGTTGCGACAAAGAATGATCGCATTGTTGCAGTCAAGGGTGATCCCGCTGCACCCGTGAATATGGGGCTTAACTGTATTAAGGGTTACTTTAACGCCAAGATCATCTATGGCGCCGACCGGCTGACCGAGCCGCTCATGCGGGTGAATGATAAGGGTGAGTTTGACAAGAAGGGCAAGTTCAAACCGATCACCTGGAAGAAGGCCTTTGATGAGATGGCAAAACAGTTCAAGAAACACTACAGCACGTTGGGCCCAAAGGGCGTGGCAATATTCGGATCTGGTCAGTACACCATTATGGAAGGATATGCAGCTGCCAAGCTGATGAAAGCCGGCTTCAGATCCAATAACCTGGATCCCAATGCTCGCCTCTGCATGGCAAGTGCGGTTGCTGCATTTATGGAAACCTTTGGCATTGACGAGCCTGCGGGAAACTATGATGACATGCACCACTCCGACACGATTGTTCTCTGGGGAGCAAATATGGCAGAGATGCATCCGGTACTCTGGTCCAAAATCACAAATCGGAAGCTTGCGGACACCAAACGGGTGAAGGTAGTCAATCTCACCACATTTACGAACCGCTGCTCCAGCCTCTCTGATACAGAGATCATCATAAAGCCGAACACTGACCTGGCCATCCAGAATTTCATCCTGCGCGAGATCGTGTACAACCGGCCGCAGGCCATTGACTGGGATTTTGTGAACCAAAACTGTGTCTTTGCGACCGGGCACGTGGACATCGGTTATGGCCTCAGACCGAAGATCGACCATCCCAAGTATCGGAAAGAAGAGCTCGATACCGCAAGCAAGGAATCCTTCAAGATTATTACGAAAGAGGAAGCAATTGCCATGGGTGCGCTGGGGATCAAGGAAGGCAGCAGAATGGATATGAAAAATACCAATACGGCCGGCGCACACTGGGCGATCAGTTTTGAGGATTTCAAAAAGGGTCTTGATCCCTACACGCTTGATTTTGTTGCGGCCCTTGCTAAAGGCGACACAGACGAGCCCCTGGACAAGTTCAAAGAAAAGCTGATGAAGCTTGCAGACCTCTATGCAGAGAAGGACAGAAAGGTCGTGAGCTTCTGGACCATGGGGTTCAATCAGCATGTGCGCGGCACCTGGGTCAATGAGCAGATCTATGCCATTCATCTGCTCCTGGGCAAACAGTCCATGCCGGGCAACGGGGCGTTCAGTCTCACCGGACAGCCGAGCGCCTGCGGGACCGCCCGTGAGGTCGGAACCTTTGCCCATCGTCTGCCTGCAGATATGGTGGTGATGAATCCCAAGCATAGGGCAATGTCAGAAAAGATCTGGAAGGTCCCTGAAGGCACTATCAATCCGGTCATGGGTTCCCATTTTATCAAGATCATGCGCGACCTTGAAGACGGTCTGGTCAAGTGGGCCTGGGTACAGGTAAACAATCCATGGCAGAATGCTACCAACGCGAATCACTGGGTATCGGCTGCACGCGATATGGATAATTTCATTGTTGTGTCAGATGCGTATCCGAGCATCTCTGCAAAGGTTGCTGACCTTATTCTTCCCGCTGCCATGATCTTCGAAAAATGGGGCGCGTATGGAAACGCGGAGCGCAGGACCCAGCACTGGCGGCAGCAGGTCACTCCTATCGGGAACTCCATGTCAGACACGTGGCAGACGGTGGAGTTTGCTAAACGCTTCACTCTTGCCGAGGTCTGGAAGGAATGGAAGATCGATGACAAGAACACGCTTCCGAGTGTAATCGAAAAGGCCAAGGCAATGGGATATAAGGAGACGGATACGCTCTTTGACGTTCTCTTTGCAAATAAGGAAGCGAGGACCTTTAAATGGCCTGATGCGATAGGCACGGGCTTTCTGAACAGCGAGGCTGCCGGAGACAAAAGGAATGTTGAGGGCTTTAAGGGATATGGCTTCTTTCTTCAGAAATACCTATGGGAAGAATACCGTATATTCGGCGTCGGGCACGGTCATGATCTGGCTGATTTTGATACCTATCATAAGGTGAGGGGACTCAGGTGGCCGGTTGTTGATGGTAAAGAGACCCTCTGGAGATTCAACGCAGAATACGATCCCTATGCAAAGAAAGAGAATAGGGGCAAATTCGCCTTTTACGGTGATGCAGGAAAGGAGATACCGAAGGGAGATCTGTCCGGCCCCAAGGGCGATGAGAAGGTGAAGCTCCCGAATAAGGCGAAGATATTTCTGCGCCATTACATCGAGCCGCCGGAAAATCCGAGCAGTGAATATCCCTTCTGGCTCTGCACCGGCAGGGTGCTTGAGCATTGGCATACCGGCACCATGACCATGCGTGTGCCCGAGCTGTATCGGGCTGTTCCTGAGGCGCTCTGTTTCATGCATCCCCAGGATGCGCAGAAGGGCGGCGTGAAGGACGGAGAACTTATATGGATTGAGTCCAGAAGAGGCAAGGTAAAGGCCAGGGTCGAGACCAGAGGCAGAAATCTGCCTCCTAAAGGCCTTATCTTTGTTCCGTTCTTTGATGAGCATGTATTTATCAACAAGGTGACACTTGATGCGACATGCCCAATATCGAAGGAACCTGACTACAAGAAGTGTGCTGTGAAAGTGTATAAGGCCTGA
- a CDS encoding ammonia-forming cytochrome c nitrite reductase subunit c552 has product MKRKIYAVLVLVVAVMMAGMYYTIADAEKYKPAKSAEAKSGEKDVKVDVCYGCHAPVKDLHKMGKHAKLNCIKCHSGLEKHLKSPSADTRPGTNLSWEACGQCHKDQLESFMQEAYHRPARDEKSQLTSRSPNPYWDKLMAGHGFTKEHNTTRSHINMLVDQFVVDRAFGGRFQGKNGWNYIFDKGKVWDVLVDKYPDNKEQKTFIPQTAAAANPVCMQCKTQDQILKWSYMGDKVEGKTTWDRTSNVVEFVKDLQHGLNCITCHDPHAAKPRIVRDGLIQALTRKEADTLWHKDPKHTNIKVIDMGVRGFTRKIALLDKYDTKLQCGQCHVEYNCNPGYDPKNTDTSKYSVTMADQRTNHFPYKDVFGLYDHYMNQVSFLDFKHGLTGGLLWKAQHPESETYYNSKHSKAGVGCDGCHTPKLKNKAGKVYTSHFAVTPKVQLKETCLKCHPKWTEEMARYSIDSVKAHIRGKMRKAEFHLSALIDKIVEGKRIGLSDEVIKQAQDQHLRAHILWEYWTAENSDGFHNPEMARESLTKSVDDSIKGIKIVNDAIAAKTAGVSPTTSK; this is encoded by the coding sequence ATGAAAAGGAAGATTTATGCAGTATTAGTATTGGTCGTAGCCGTAATGATGGCAGGAATGTATTACACAATCGCCGACGCAGAGAAGTACAAACCAGCGAAGTCAGCTGAGGCGAAGTCCGGAGAGAAGGATGTAAAGGTTGACGTCTGTTATGGCTGCCACGCGCCGGTCAAGGATCTGCACAAGATGGGGAAGCATGCCAAGCTAAACTGTATCAAGTGCCACAGTGGACTCGAAAAACACTTGAAATCGCCTAGTGCTGACACGAGACCAGGCACCAATCTTTCGTGGGAGGCCTGCGGGCAATGCCATAAGGATCAGCTCGAAAGTTTCATGCAAGAGGCATATCATCGCCCAGCCCGAGATGAAAAATCGCAGTTAACCAGCAGGTCCCCGAACCCTTACTGGGACAAACTCATGGCAGGTCACGGATTTACAAAAGAACATAACACTACAAGGAGTCACATTAATATGCTTGTCGATCAGTTCGTAGTTGATCGTGCCTTCGGTGGAAGGTTTCAAGGTAAAAACGGATGGAACTATATCTTTGACAAAGGCAAGGTATGGGATGTGCTCGTGGACAAATATCCAGATAACAAGGAGCAGAAGACGTTTATTCCACAGACCGCTGCTGCAGCAAACCCGGTCTGCATGCAGTGCAAGACCCAGGACCAGATACTTAAGTGGTCCTATATGGGGGACAAGGTAGAAGGCAAGACAACCTGGGACCGGACATCCAATGTCGTAGAGTTCGTAAAAGATCTGCAGCACGGACTTAACTGCATCACCTGCCATGACCCGCATGCCGCAAAGCCGAGGATCGTGCGGGACGGCCTTATCCAGGCCCTTACCAGAAAAGAGGCTGATACGCTCTGGCACAAAGACCCGAAGCATACCAACATCAAGGTCATTGATATGGGAGTCAGGGGCTTCACCAGAAAAATCGCACTTCTGGATAAATACGACACAAAGCTGCAGTGCGGTCAGTGCCATGTTGAGTACAATTGTAATCCAGGGTATGATCCAAAAAATACGGATACCTCGAAGTATTCAGTGACAATGGCTGATCAGAGGACAAACCATTTCCCTTACAAAGATGTATTTGGCCTCTATGACCACTATATGAATCAGGTCAGTTTTCTTGATTTCAAGCACGGATTGACTGGCGGACTGCTCTGGAAGGCCCAGCACCCCGAGTCAGAAACTTATTACAATTCAAAGCATTCAAAGGCAGGGGTAGGCTGCGATGGTTGCCATACACCGAAGTTGAAAAACAAGGCCGGCAAAGTGTACACATCACACTTTGCGGTCACTCCCAAGGTCCAGCTCAAGGAGACATGCTTGAAATGCCATCCTAAATGGACAGAAGAAATGGCCCGCTATTCCATTGATTCAGTCAAGGCACATATAAGAGGAAAGATGAGAAAGGCCGAGTTCCATTTGTCGGCTCTTATCGATAAGATCGTAGAGGGTAAGAGGATCGGACTTAGTGATGAAGTGATCAAGCAGGCTCAGGATCAGCATCTAAGAGCACATATACTCTGGGAATACTGGACTGCTGAAAATTCTGACGGCTTCCATAATCCCGAGATGGCTCGTGAATCACTCACCAAATCAGTTGATGATTCAATAAAGGGCATTAAGATCGTCAATGATGCAATTGCAGCCAAAACTGCAGGCGTTTCTCCGACCACAAGCAAGTAA
- the rplQ gene encoding 50S ribosomal protein L17, producing MRHKVDGRLFGRPSNQRKALLRCIVTALFENQRIETTVAKAKEAKRIAEKMITFGIKGDLHSKRQVLSYVTARDVASKLFNEIAPRFAGRPGGYLRLVQTRQRLKDSAPMAILEFIDYEAVKKPKGKAAKADKASKAEKKD from the coding sequence ATGCGTCACAAGGTAGATGGAAGACTATTCGGACGGCCTTCGAACCAGAGGAAGGCATTGTTGCGATGTATTGTAACAGCACTTTTTGAGAACCAAAGGATTGAAACAACCGTTGCTAAGGCAAAAGAAGCAAAAAGAATCGCGGAGAAAATGATCACATTCGGAATCAAGGGAGATCTTCACTCAAAGAGGCAGGTTCTCTCGTATGTAACCGCGAGGGATGTTGCATCCAAGCTCTTCAATGAGATAGCTCCCCGCTTTGCCGGAAGGCCGGGTGGTTATCTCAGGCTTGTCCAGACCAGACAGAGGCTCAAGGACTCTGCACCGATGGCAATTCTCGAGTTCATTGATTATGAGGCTGTCAAGAAGCCAAAGGGTAAGGCTGCAAAAGCAGACAAGGCCAGCAAGGCCGAGAAGAAAGATTAG
- a CDS encoding DNA-directed RNA polymerase subunit alpha — translation MNLKKKGFQLPEKIRFDEETLTDTYGKIVVEPLERGFGVTLGNALRRVLLSSLEGAAITSVKVSGALHEFSSINGIKEDTIDIILNLKKLRFKSHGDTSKIAQFNVKGPALVTGADLQSDSSIEVLNPEQAIATLDKNANFNAEVYIKKGKGYLSSEYGKKEDLPVGMIAVDAAFSPIRKVKFDVEKTRVKEATDYDRLILEIWTDGSVIPQRALSDAASILIDHMDIFVADEEYETVQLEASETGEGPSISGSNPNLNKTVDELELSVRSYNCLKNADIKTISELVQKSEPEMLKTKNFGRKSLNEIKEILSRMGLHLGMKIDADTNGK, via the coding sequence ATGAACCTGAAGAAAAAAGGCTTTCAGCTACCTGAGAAGATCAGGTTTGATGAAGAGACATTAACAGACACCTACGGCAAGATTGTCGTTGAGCCCCTTGAACGCGGTTTCGGAGTTACGTTAGGTAACGCCTTAAGGAGGGTGCTCCTTTCTTCTCTTGAAGGCGCAGCCATAACGTCAGTGAAGGTCTCTGGCGCGCTTCATGAATTCTCATCCATAAACGGCATCAAGGAAGATACGATCGATATTATCCTCAATCTGAAGAAGTTGAGGTTCAAATCTCATGGCGATACCAGTAAAATAGCCCAGTTTAATGTCAAAGGGCCTGCGCTCGTGACCGGTGCAGATCTGCAGAGTGATTCCTCCATTGAAGTCCTGAATCCGGAGCAGGCGATTGCGACGCTTGATAAAAATGCGAATTTCAATGCCGAAGTGTACATAAAAAAAGGCAAGGGCTATCTCTCGTCTGAATATGGCAAGAAGGAAGACCTCCCTGTCGGCATGATTGCTGTGGATGCAGCTTTTTCTCCGATCAGAAAAGTGAAGTTTGATGTAGAGAAGACAAGAGTTAAAGAGGCGACTGACTATGACAGGCTTATCCTTGAGATCTGGACAGACGGAAGTGTGATCCCGCAACGGGCTCTTTCCGATGCAGCTTCGATTTTGATCGATCATATGGATATTTTTGTGGCTGATGAAGAGTATGAGACTGTTCAATTAGAAGCCTCGGAAACCGGAGAGGGGCCAAGTATTTCCGGTTCTAATCCGAATCTTAATAAGACTGTTGATGAGCTTGAGCTTTCAGTCCGTTCCTATAACTGCCTGAAGAATGCCGATATTAAGACTATTTCGGAGCTTGTACAGAAGAGTGAACCTGAGATGCTCAAGACAAAGAATTTCGGAAGAAAGTCTCTTAATGAGATCAAGGAGATCCTGAGCAGAATGGGACTCCACCTCGGCATGAAGATAGATGCCGATACAAATGGCAAATAA
- the rpsD gene encoding 30S ribosomal protein S4 produces the protein MARYSGALCRICRREAEKLFLKGDRCYTEKCAIERRQYPPGQHGQRRSKLSDYGVQLREKQKVRKIYGLLEKQFRTAFGRAERKKGVTGEVLLQLLESRLDNVVYRMGFAPNRNSARQLVTHGHFLVNGKKVDIASFAVRVGDVVELKEASRNIVIINDNISKMEHRGVPVWLEMDFQSFKGKVTQVPTREDIQLTANEQLIVELYSK, from the coding sequence TTGGCTAGATATTCAGGAGCATTATGCAGGATCTGCCGCAGGGAAGCTGAAAAGCTTTTCCTTAAAGGGGATAGATGCTATACAGAAAAGTGCGCTATTGAGAGGAGGCAGTATCCTCCGGGACAACATGGACAGCGCAGGAGCAAGCTTTCTGACTATGGAGTTCAGCTCAGGGAAAAACAGAAAGTAAGAAAAATTTATGGTCTTCTTGAAAAGCAGTTCAGAACTGCCTTTGGCAGGGCAGAGCGCAAGAAAGGGGTTACCGGAGAAGTGTTGTTGCAGCTTCTTGAGTCGCGGCTGGACAATGTGGTTTACAGAATGGGATTTGCGCCCAACAGAAACAGCGCCCGGCAACTCGTTACCCATGGCCATTTTCTTGTCAACGGCAAAAAGGTTGATATCGCCTCATTTGCTGTCCGTGTAGGGGATGTTGTGGAACTCAAGGAAGCTAGCAGGAATATCGTAATCATAAATGACAATATCTCCAAGATGGAGCACCGCGGCGTTCCCGTGTGGCTCGAGATGGATTTCCAGAGCTTTAAGGGGAAGGTCACGCAGGTGCCTACAAGGGAAGATATTCAGTTAACGGCGAATGAACAGCTTATCGTTGAGCTCTACTCAAAGTAA
- the rpsK gene encoding 30S ribosomal protein S11, with amino-acid sequence MTQKKKGIKRDRKSISSGAAYIQATFNNTIVTITDQIGGVITWASAGHMGFKGSRKGTPYAAQMAAEAAAKKAVDAGMKQVDVYVKGPGSGRESAIRALQAAGLDINLIKDVTPVPHNGCRPPKRRRV; translated from the coding sequence ATGACACAGAAGAAGAAAGGCATCAAGAGAGATAGAAAAAGCATCAGCTCTGGTGCTGCTTACATACAGGCGACGTTTAATAATACTATCGTGACCATAACGGATCAGATTGGTGGTGTTATAACATGGGCAAGCGCCGGCCATATGGGGTTCAAAGGATCAAGGAAGGGCACGCCTTATGCGGCGCAAATGGCTGCTGAAGCAGCGGCAAAGAAGGCTGTCGATGCCGGCATGAAGCAGGTTGACGTATATGTGAAAGGCCCTGGATCGGGCAGAGAGTCAGCCATTAGGGCACTTCAGGCTGCCGGTCTCGATATCAATCTCATCAAGGATGTTACCCCCGTGCCTCACAATGGATGCAGGCCGCCGAAGAGGAGGAGAGTGTAA
- the rpsM gene encoding 30S ribosomal protein S13, which translates to MARIAGVDLPKNERIEIGLTRIFGIGRPHSKKILNEAGVNPDTRVKNLTDEDTVKIRAVLERDYRVEGDLRRDISLSVKRLTDIGCYRGTRHRAGLPCRGQRTKTNARTRKGPRKAVVGKKKEA; encoded by the coding sequence TTGGCAAGAATCGCCGGAGTTGATTTGCCCAAGAACGAGCGAATCGAGATAGGTCTCACAAGGATTTTCGGTATCGGCCGTCCGCACTCGAAAAAGATACTTAATGAAGCAGGTGTGAACCCCGACACCAGAGTAAAGAATCTTACTGATGAGGATACGGTCAAGATAAGGGCCGTGCTTGAGAGGGACTACAGGGTCGAGGGCGACCTGCGCCGCGACATTTCTCTGAGTGTTAAGCGACTCACGGATATCGGCTGTTACCGGGGGACAAGGCACAGAGCCGGTTTGCCGTGCAGAGGGCAACGGACCAAGACGAACGCTCGCACGAGAAAAGGTCCGAGAAAAGCGGTAGTCGGCAAGAAGAAGGAGGCATAG
- the rpmJ gene encoding 50S ribosomal protein L36 — MKVRSSVKPICSKCSVIKRKGVIRIICDNPKHKQRQG, encoded by the coding sequence ATGAAGGTCAGATCATCAGTAAAACCAATCTGTTCTAAGTGTTCGGTAATAAAGAGAAAAGGTGTAATCAGAATTATTTGCGACAACCCGAAGCACAAACAGCGCCAGGGTTAA
- the infA gene encoding translation initiation factor IF-1, producing the protein MAKEDNIEVQGTIVETLPNAMFRVELENGQVILSYVSGKMRMNFIKILPGDKVTLELSPYDLTRGRITYRFK; encoded by the coding sequence ATGGCGAAAGAAGATAATATTGAAGTTCAGGGAACAATAGTGGAAACTCTGCCAAATGCAATGTTCAGGGTGGAGCTGGAAAATGGCCAGGTCATACTGTCCTATGTATCAGGCAAGATGAGGATGAATTTCATAAAGATACTTCCGGGCGACAAGGTTACGCTTGAGCTTTCCCCCTACGATTTAACCAGGGGGAGAATTACTTACAGGTTTAAATAG